A window of the Hordeum vulgare subsp. vulgare chromosome 5H, MorexV3_pseudomolecules_assembly, whole genome shotgun sequence genome harbors these coding sequences:
- the LOC123451937 gene encoding uncharacterized protein LOC123451937, protein MLHQENSEVYVRHHSEQLACGNLRGSDDGRSNFLPEKYHIATEWNTTACLVNTANAVKEVTADHYKRPASSGFPGMVDCKRMKQEEQNVAEKDNAPDADINVPEYGSYRTWERISDPPAYGSEESEDEGVDPPVNYSLAQTYVEDYLRSASYYQREDLYSSVSLCPMRKTVPIGPNYQAELPECASDNCRSSVDGNADVSSSSHMCDINEAESDKWIRNSVTPVPGFVELSSVLKPVCCKTDCSCVDEGSIACVRKHVKEARERLMSTLGPNTFKELGFFDMGEEVALRWAEDEEHLFQDVVSLNPASLGRNFWDELLIAFPLKTNKELVSYYFNVFMLRKRAEQNRFDPTNVDSDNDEWEGSDDDEFAVTERAGDDLPLESLTDQDDGACNRVPLQGNVDEESAEDEFDCSSGDRQENCCMEGNVMLSLVDNNQEAIIFDTDAQDDSCTSFEAPHVCATDGTPTDIAGDHYRVDGFGSVADHGYFGGHCDPKMWDIGFSSVWEKGEFFSTNNVIEEVFGKGSCENGNDSSTAQGIM, encoded by the exons ATGTTGCATCAAGAGAACAGTGAGGTTTATGTGAGGCACCACTCCGAGCAGCTTGCATGTGGCAATCTGAGGGGATCCGATGATGGGCGCTCAAactttcttcctgagaaataccaTATTGCAACAG AATGGAATACCACAGCTTGTCTAGTTAATACTGCGAACGCTGTTAAAGAAGTGACAGCCGATCATTATAAGAGACCTGCCTCTAGTGGTTTCCCAGGCATGGTGGACTGCAAACGCATGAAGCAGGAAGAACAAA ATGTAGCTGAGAAAGATAATGCACCAGATGCTGACATAAATGTTCCAGAGTATGGATCATACAGGACATGGGAGAGAATCTCCGATCCGCCAGCATACGGTAGTGAGGAAAGTGAGGATGAAGGTGTAGATCCACCTGTTAACTATTCACTAGCCCAAACTTACGTTGAAGATTACCTGCGATCAGCAAGTTATTATCAAAGAGAAGATCTTTACTCATCTGTTAGCCTTTGCCCCATGAGGAAAACTGTTCCAATTGGGCCAAATTATCAGGCCGAGTTGCCAGAGTGTGCATCTGATAATTGTAGGAGCTCAGTTGATGGTAATGCTGATGTGTCATCATCTTCTCACATGTGTGATATAAATGAGGCCGAGAGTGACAAGTGGATTAGAAACTCTGTCACTCCAGTTCCTGGTTTTGTTGAGTTATCTTCAGTGCTGAAACCTGTTTGCTGTAAGACAGATTGCAGTTGTGTTGACGAAGGTTCGATTGCGTGTGTGAGGAAGCATGTGAAGGAAGCAAGAGAAAGACTAATGAGTACCCTTGGTCCGAACACCTTCAAAGAGTTAGGATTCTTTGAtatgggggaggaggtggccttGAGATGGGCAGAAGATGAAGAGCATTTGTTCCAGGATGTGGTATCATTAAACCCTGCCTCTCTTGGAAGGAACTTCTGGGATGAACTTCTGATTGCCTTCCCATTGAAGACTAACAAAGAGTTAGTGAGCTAttatttcaatgtcttcatgttGAGGAAGAGGGCTGAGCAGAATAGATTTGATCCAACGAATGTTGACAGTGATAATGATGAATGGGAGGGAAGTGATGATGATGAGTTTGCTGTCACAGAAAGGGCTGGTGACGATTTGCCGCTTGAGTCTCTTACTGATCAAGATGATGGTGCATGCAATCGAGTTCCCCTCCAGGGAAATGTAGATGAAGAGTCTGCGGAAGATGAGTTTGACTGTTCTAGCGGCGACAGGCAAGAAAATTGCTGCATGGAGGGTAATGTCATGCTGTCCCTTGTGGACAATAACCAGGAGGCTATCATTTTTGACACAGATGCTCAAGATGACTCGTGCACATCATTCGAGGCTCCACATGTTTGTGCTACGGATGGCACACCCACTGATATTGCTGGGGACCACTACCGGGTTGATGGCTTTGGTAGCGTTGCAGATCATGGATACTTTGGTGGCCATTGTGACCCGAAAATGTGGGATATTGGTTTCAGTAGCGTGTGGGAGAAAGGCGAATTTTTTTCGACAAACAATGTGATAGAAGAGGTGTTTGGAAAGGGTTCTTGTGAAAATGGAAATGACTCTTCTACTGCCCAGGGCATCATGTAA